The nucleotide window GTTATTATATGTGTAACCCAATCCAAATTGGAGGCCATTAAAGTTTGAAAAATCATCACCATATAGATTTTGAATTGTGATACTATATTCAATTGGGATGTTGATCACAAAAGCGCCAGAAAGAGATAATTTATTTTTATTATTCAAATACATATAATGCTTGATTCCTAGAGGTACAACGATAGATTGACTTGAGATATTGTACAATCTGCTACTTGCAAAAGTATAAGAATAATTAGCCGCTATTGTCTTTTCTGCAGCATAATTATAATAAGTTGGTTCTGTGAATACAGCCCATTTGGACTTATTGAAGCCAAAAACATATTCTAATTCTAACGATCCGGTGAAACTTGTTTTAGTATCGAATTTAAACACATTTTCTCCCTCATCGAATTTCATATTTGAGGAGATAAAAGTAGGTTTGATCCTAATATTAAATTTTCCTTTTTCTCTTTTGATGATTTCGTCTGAGTTTTTGCCGCTGTATTGTGAAAACCAGTTGATTAATGACTTGTCATCATACTTTAAGTTCGCTGTATTGAAATTAGGATTGATACTGTCTAACTGTTTTTTATAATCATTATTATTCTGAACATAAGTTCTGTCTTTCTCGTCAACCAAAAATTGTTTGTAAATCAACTGTTCAACATTGCTTTCATTTCCTTTTTTAATAAAATATTTTTTATCACCATTAAAAGAATATTTATAAAGTTGAGTGTCTCCATCTACCAAAAGTTTTAGGAAAGCAGTTTTTTTAACCCAAACAGGATTTCTGTCTTCTCCAATTGCATTCAGATTTTTTGCTGATTTATCAATATCAAAAGTGAATCTTACATATTTTGTCTCATCAACAGAAAATTCTTTAACTGTTGTGATTCCAGCTTTTTTCATTTCTCCCTTTTCGGTCTCCTTATAAAAAATGAATTCTGGATAATCTTTCCATGCTGAATCTTTTATCAGGCAATCTGTTTTCGTTCCGTTATTGCTGATAAAATAACCTTGTTTAAATTTAATCTGAGCAAATGATAAGATTGAGATGAATAATATTAAAAAGCTAAAGTTTTTTTTCATGGTTATTTTTAAGTTTGTGCGGTACAATGATTCTAAGTATCGTACTTTTTTAAGTTTTGTATAATAGGTTTTTATCAAGGGAAGTCAGCGTATGATTGAGATCAAATATAATGAATCTCTATTCTTTAATTAAAAAATGTTGTAACCTACGCTAAGACCATAAAAATGTCCTTTTGACATGACTAGGCTGTTATCGGATAGAAATTTCCCTTCAACAGAAAATTTATTTTTGTAGACATACCCTAATCCGAATTGGTATCCTGCCAATATTGAAAAACTACTATCATCATAATCATAATAGACTGTTCCAGTTGTTGGGTCTGATTCCTTCACTTTGCTATTTAATACAAGAGTGGACATAACTGCTGCGCCAAAGAAAATTTTATTATCATCATTAAGGAAAATATAATGTTTGATACCTGTTGGGATTAAGATCGAGTTGTTTTTCACCTCATACAATCTATTGGTTGTAAAAGTAAAAGAGAACGTGGACTGCACATTTTTTTCTGTGGAAATTCCTCTGTAAGTCAATTCTGCAAATACACTCCATTTGTTCTTGTTGAATGCAAAGACGTATTCCGCTTCCACACTCGGGCTAATGACTGTTTTGGATTCGAAATTAGATACTGAATAGACTGAACTGGATTTCGAAGGACCATTTAAAAAACCAATTTTTGCTCTGATATTAAACTTTTCTTCTGCTATTCTGTTATTATCCTGATTTTGTTTCTCCGAATTTTTTGTGAAGAGTGAGATTAGAGAAGAATCATCATACTTGATTTTTGAAGTGTCAAAATTTGGATTAATGCTGTCCAATTGCTTTTTGTAGTCATTGTTGCTTTGAACATAACTTTGGGTTGTACCTTCTACTAGATATTGTTTGTAAATTAATTGTTCAACAACATTACTATTAGGTTTTTTTACAAAATATTTCTTATTTCCTCTGTAAGAATATTTGTAAAGCTGAGTTTCTCCATCTGCCAAAAGTTTTAAGAATGCAGTTTTTTTGATCCAAATAGGTTTTCTGCTAGGCCCCATTGCATTTAAATTGGTAGGAGAATCATCAACATTGAAATCGAATCTTACATATTTAGAATGATCTACGGAGAATTCTTTCACATTGGTGATTCCCGCTTTTTCGATTTCTCCGTTTTCAGTTTCTTTGTAAGAAAAATATTCCGGAAACTCTTTCCAGGCCATATCTTTTATGAAACATTCTTTTTTAGTTCCGTCGTTTGTAATAAAATATCCAGGTTTAAATTTAATTTGAGCAAATGATAAAATTGAAATAAATAGTAATAAAAGGCTAAAGTTTTTAGTCATAAGTTTTTTAGTAGGTTATTATTTATAAGAAGGATTGATGATGATAGACGTCGTCGAGTTTTTGCTCATACTCTGTGTCTGTTTTCCATCAGAAACACTTTCCTTCTGATTGGTTTTGATGCTCAGGTTTTGGTTTAGAAGCCAGCCTGTGTTTTCATCGATGATGATTTTTCCGCTCTCTGTTCCGCCAACGCTCATTGTGTGCGTCATTCCGTTTTGGGATTGTTTATCAGATTTTGAAGGAATCACGCCGGTTACGCTGATTTCCGCTTTTCCATCTTCAACTTTGGTCAAGGTGAAAGTCAAGGTTTGTTTTACCTTGCCTGGAACGATATCTTCAGAATCAGTCCATTTGTCGCCGATTTTTGCGCCTTTTGCAGGAAGAAGTTTTAGATTTTTACCCAATTGTTCTTTCATCATTGCCTCGTTGAAGCCGGTTTTGAAACTTTCGATAAAAGCAGTTTGCTGTTTTGTGTCCTTCACAGTTCCTGCGATTGCTTTTTTAAGATTGTTGTAAACGGCATCGAATCCAGTTACAGATTTGATATTTCCGTAAGCATCCATCTTCACATTCAGTTTATTTCCTGCTAGACCTTTGCTTACAAGATAGTCCATTTTAAGCGCTTCTTCCTTTGGAGCGGCTTGTTTCGTATCGATGGAAACCGTTTTTCCATTTGAAGTATTGGACATTCTTTTGCCAACCATATTCAGGGTCAAATCGTAGATGTTATCTTTAAAATCGTTGACTGTTACAGACATTTCGTCCGTTGTTTCAGTAGTGGCAGACATTGTTTTTCCATCTGGTGTGTTCAGCGATTGGATTTCTCTTTGATAAGAAACCAACGGGTAAGTCACGCCTTTTTCCAGAATGAATTTTTGTTTGAAAACGCCACTGCTGTCAGCTATTGCTTTTGGTTTTGAAGCTTCTTCTTCGGAAACTTCCACGGTTACGGTTTCGGTTTTTCCGGTTTTTGGGTCAACTCTTGTAACGGTTTTTGTTTCCTTTTTACAAGCGACCAATGTTATAGCAATTAGCGCAAGCGCTGTTATTTTTTTCATAATTGATGTTTAATAATAAATTATAATTGATGTTTTGATAATTAACAAGTTGATTTCTATCAACCAAAAACTATCAACCAGCAACAACTATTTTCTGTCTCACGGCTTCATAAAGAATCGCACCACACGCTACAGAGACGTTCAGAGATTGGGTTTTACCTTCGATTGGTAATTTTATTTTTTCATCGGAGTGGTGAAGCACTTCTTTGGAGATTCCCGTTTCCTCATTTCCCATCACGATTGCGCACGGTTCTGTGAAGTCCACGTCGTATATCAATTTCTGCGCCTTTTCCGTTGCAGAGAATACCTTGATGCCACTTTGCTGAAGGAAATCCACCGAGTGGGCAAGGTTTTTTTCTTTACAGATTTTGATGTTATAAATCGCTCCAGCCGAAGTTTTGATGGCGTCAGAATTAATCGGTGCACCACCTTTTTCGGGAATCAGAATTGCGTCAACGCCCACACATTCAGCTGTTCTACAAATGGCTCCGAAGTTTCGAACGTCGGTCAATCTATCTAAAATCAAGATAAATGGCGTCTTTCCTTCTTCAAAAAGCTGAGGCAACACATCCTCGATTTTGTGGAACGGAACGTCTGAAATGAATGCAACCACACCTTGGTGATTTTTTCGGGTAAAACGGTTGAGTTTTTCTACGGGAACGTAGTTTGGGCGGAGATTATGCTTGGCCAAAAGTTGCTTCAGTTCGAAGTAAATTTCGCCCGTCAAAGCGTTTTGTAAAAATATTTTATCTACGGTTTTTCCGGCTTCTAAGGCTTCCATCACTGGTCTTAAACCGAATATGAAATCGTCTTTTTTCTCTGGATTCATTAATGATATTTTGTTTTGCAAAAGTAAGGTTTTTGATTTTAGTTATTTAATATATTAGGATATTTACGATTATTTTATAATTTCGCCGAAACAAATAACCTATGAGAAAACTATTTCTCTTTTTTTACAGCATAGTCAGCATTTATTTATCGGCACAGGATGGGAGTGTAGATCTTAACTTTAATACTGGTCTTGGACCTGATGGTTATAATATTATGGCAATGGGTTTGCAGACAGATGGTAAGATTATCGTAGCAGGCGATTTCACATCTTATGATGGTATTGCAAGAAAAGGTATTGCAAGATTAATGTCGGACGGAAGTATTGATCAAACTTTTAATCCAGGTTCGGGTATTGTAGGAAGGGTTCTAGATATAATTATTCAGCAAGACGGAAAAATCATTATTAGCGGAGATTTCACACAATTCAATAATATTCAAAAAAATTATATTGCGAGACTGAATGTAGATGGAAGTTTAGATACTACTTTTAATATTACAGGTTCCGGGGCTTCTAATGTTATTTATTCTATTGCTCAGCAGACTGACGGAAAGATTCTCATCGCTGGGGATTTTGGATTATATAACGGAATTGCCAGAGGAAGAGTGGCACGTTTAAATAAAGATGGATCGCTAGATCAAACCTTTGACTCAGGAATTGGATCAAATAATTTTCTTAATTCCGTAGTTTTACAATCTGATGGTAAAGTTCTGATTGGCGGTTATACAAGTACTTACAACAATATTGCCAGAAGAACTATTGCCAGATTGAACATCGATGGCAGTCTGGATACAAGCTTTAACCCTATTGGTTCGGGTGGCAATCTTCCAATTTATTCTATGACAGTACAGCTAAACGGAAAAATAATAATTTGCGGAGGATTTACTTCGTTTAATAATGTTGAAACCGGAGGTATTGCACGTCTTAATAACGATGGAACTTTGGATACTACATTTATAAAAAATAATTCAGCCAGCGCCAATTCTGCTATTGTTTTGCCAAACGGAAAAATTTTAACTAACGGAAATTTTTATTCGACCAGCAAATTTCATCGTCTTAAGACAGATGGAAGTGCGGATAAACTATTTGATACCGTAGGAGAGGTTAGAAGAATGATTTTGCAACCTGACGGTAAAATATTAGTCTGTGGATATTTCAGTTCATTCGATGGTGTCAATAAAAAACAAATTGTAAGAATAAATGGAGAAAATATACTTTCAGTTTCTGATAATGAAAAAGAAAATCTTCAAATTTATCCGAATCCTGTAAATGATTTTCTAAACATTAAAACTTATCTTCCAATTTTCGGATACGAAATTTATTCTTTAGACGGAAGAAAATTAACAACAGGAAATAAAGTGAATGACTCCAAAATAGATGTTTCTACTTTACAGAAAGGAAATTATCTTTTGAAAGTTAAAACAAAATCAGGAGAACAAACAACTAAATTTATTAAAGAATAAACAACAAACGCTTTTCAAATCTGGGAAGCGTTTTTTTATTCTAATTAATCCAACACAAAAACCAAAAACTCATCATTCTCAGTTTTGAATTTCAAATCGCCGGTTTTTCTGTAATCTTCGAAAAGTGGCGTTGGGAAAGTATCGTCGAATTGTTTGGTCTTGAAGAATTTTCCCTTGATTTTTAAAGGGATTTTCTTGATGAGTTTATCCGTCGTCACCGGAATTTTGAATTTCCTTTTCTCTGGGTCTTTGGAATCGACGTAGAAACAATGCGCAAACAATTCTGCTTTGTCAACGTATCTTTTGTAATCCGAAACTTTCACGAAATTCGGAAGCGTAGAGTCTTCCCAAGTCAGATACAGAACTTCGATTTCCTGAGTTTTGCTGATAGGTTGGTAATATTTGAATCGCTCATTATCCGAAATCGAAAATGATAAAATTCCCAAAAGGAAAACTGGAAAAAGGAATCTGAATTTCATTAATTATAAACTTAAGCCTTCCGCAATCAAAGCTCTTTTCTGCGCAAGAATGTAACCGTAATGAATGCTTTCGTGCATATTATTAAAGATAATAGCGTCTTGCACATTTTTCAAATCAATCCCAAAACTGGTGGAATAGGGCGTGTAATCTGAGAAAAAGTCATCATCGTAATCCTTCATCAAAATTTTTGAAGTTTCAATTAGCAGATAAGCCAAATCCTCCATTTCGGATTGTTTCACATCCACGTTTGCGAACGTTCCTTTCTTGTAAGTTTCCACCCAATATTTATCGATGCGGAACTGGTTTCCGCTGAGATAATAGCAAAGCAACTGTTGCTGAGCCACACAATGCGCGATGTTCCAATAGATGTTGTTGTTGAAACCGTCTGGGATTGTCAGAAGGTCTTTTTCAGAGGTCGTTTGTAGAATATTTAAAAGGTTTTTTCGAACCTGTCTATGATTGGCAAAATGATAATTCATTTTCGGAGAGAAATTTATTTAGTTCAAAGTTATATTAATTATAAATAAACGACAAATTATTGAGATTTATTAGCAAAAAGTAAATCAGTTTGCTCAAAACTTCCATCATCTGGCTTCCAACTTCCATCTCTTTAACAAATATTTAACGGAAGTTTGGCAATTGTTATGTTTGCTGTTGCTGGATTTTATGTGAAATTTACCAATTATTTTTATTAATTGATATGTCAGAATTGAATCAAGCAGAAGATATCAGACAACTTACCGAAAAAGTTAAAGAACAAAATTACTTTTTCTCCATCTTAAAACAAGAAATCAACCGCGCCATCATTGGGCAGGAATATATGATAGACCGTTTGCTCATAGGACTTCTTGGCAACGGACACGTTCTCTTGGAAGGTGTTCCGGGATTAGCAAAAACCCTGGCCATCAAAACCTTGTCAGAAGCTGTTGACGGACAATTTTCCAGAATCCAGTTCACGCCGGATTTGTTGCCCGCAGATGTTGTAGGAACGATGATTTACAGCGTGAAAGACAATGATTTCAGTATCAAAAAAGGACCTGTTTTTGCGAATTTTGTTTTGGCAGATGAGATTAACCGCGCGCCGGCGAAAGTTCAGTCCGCACTTCTCGAGGTGATGCAGGAAAAACAAGTGACGATTGGCGATGAAACAATGCCTTTACCAAAACCTTTCCTCGTATTAGCCACTCAAAATCCGATTGACCAGGAAGGAACTTATCTTTTGCCAGAAGCGCAAACCGACCGTTTTATGCTCAAATGCAAAATCGATTATCCCGAATTTGAGGATGAGAGAAAGGTGATGCGAATGATTTCGACGCAGGATATTCCGCAAATCAGAAAAGTGGTGGATTTGAATCAAATTGTTGAAGCCAAGAAACTCATCAATCAAATTTACCTCGACGAAAAAATAGAAAAATATATTCTGGATATGGTTTTCGCAACCCGTTTTCCAGAGCGATATGGCTTGTCCGAAATCAAAAATTACATCAGTTTTGGTGCGTCGCCGAGAGCAAGCATCAACTTGGCCATTGCTTCCAGAGCGTATGCATTCATCAAAGGAAGAGCATTCGTCATCCCGGAAGATGTTAAAGAGATTGCGAAAGATGTTTTGAGACACAGAATTGGATTAAGTTTCGAAGCTGAGGCAGAGGAAGTGACTCAAGATGATATTGTGAATAAAATTCTGGCGAAAATTCAAGCGCCGTAAATGAGTTGGAGGGTTTGAGAGTTTGAGAAAATATTAAGAATATTCAGGACAAATCTTGTTCTAAAATTTGGTTAATCTGTTGATAGTGGTCAGTCGTCCTATTGTTTTTGAAAAAACTAAGAGGTCTGAAAACTATCAACCGATGACCGCCAAAAAAGCATAATTCGAATTGCAAATAAAAGACATTGTCAAAAAAGTAAAGCAGATAGAAATCCGGACTCGTAAGAAGACGGAAGCATCGCTTATGGGGCAATATCACAGTGCATTCAAAGGTCAGGGAATGACTTTTTCTGAGGTTCGCCAATACCAATTTGGTGATGACACCCGAAGAATGGACTGGAACAAAACCGCACGTTTCCGCGAGCCATTTGTAAAAGTAATGGAAGAGGAACGAGAGCTCACAATGATGCTTGTCGTGGACGTTTCCGCCTCGATGGATTATGGAACGAGAACTCAGTTGAAACGAGAATATGTTGCAGAAATTTGTGCATCGCTGGGATTTTCGGCCGCTGGGAATAATGACAAGATCGGATTGATTCTCTACGCGGACAAAGTTCTGAAAGTAGTTCCACCACAGAAAGGTAGAAAACACGTTTTGTCTATCATTAGCAACATTTTGTCTGCCGATTATGTTCCTGCAAAATCCAATCTGGATATAGCTTTCAATTATATGATGAGCGTTTTCAAAAGAAAATCTTTGGTGTTTCTGTTTTCGGATTTCGAAGATGAATTTGACCAAAAAATCCTGAATGTGACCGCCAGAAAACATCAGGTTTTGGGACTTCGTGTTTTTGACGAAAAAGATATGGAGATTCCAGACATTGGTTATGCACTTTTTCGTGATGCGGAAACTGGTCAGCAAGTTTGGGCAAACACTTCCAGCGCTAGATGGCGATACGATTTTGCCGAACAACAAAAACGAAAAATGCGCCAGACAAAAGAAGAATTCGAGAATTCATCTGCCCATTTTTTAGATATTAAAACATCGGATGATTACAGCAAGTTTTTGTATCAATATTTTAAAAAGTAAAAAACAAGAACCAAGAGTCAAGATTAAAGACAGTCAAATAATGCCTTACAGAATTTTCAAAATATTTTTTTCGCTTTTCATATTTATTTCTTCGTTTAGTTTCGGGCAAACCTTATCATCCAATCTTGATAAGACGACTTTGGCGTTGGGAGAAGTTGCGATTTTCAAGATTCAAATTCTAGATCTTAATGGAAAACAAGTACAGGCCGCGCCAAGAAACGAAATGCTTCCTTTTCATTTTGAAATGGTGAATGACAGTATTGCAGTTCAGAAAGATGTTTATTTAAGATCCATTAAATTCGCCGTTTTTCAGGAGGGGAAATTTACCATTCCGGAAATAGAGATCAGAGTTGGAGACCAAATCTTGAAAACTATTCCTTACGAAGTCGAAGTCATCAATACTGCGAAAAAAGATGACCAGATCAACGACATTATGAAGAATAAGGAAGTGGATCTGAATGTCAAAGATTATTGGGATCTCTACAAGTTCTATGTTCTTCTGGCTTTATTAATTATAGCGATCATTGTTTTGATCTACGGAATCATCAAATGGGGAAGAAAACGTAAAGACAGTCCAGCAGTGACGACCAATCAAACCTTGAAGGATTTGGATAAATTAAAAAAGAAAAACTACATCGAAGACCAGAATTTCCGTGCTTTCTACGTTGAATTAATTGAAATTTCCAGAGCCTTCATCACTAAACAATATCAGATTCCAGCAGACGTTTTGCTCACTGACGATTTGATTGTTTATATGAAACAAACCAACGCCATTTCTCCAGAGAATGAAAAAGTGGTAGAAGATATATTCCTGCGTGGCGATCTCGTGAAGTTTGCGAAAACAATCCCGAATCAAGAAATTATGACGAAGGATTTTGCGGAGATCAGAGCGTTTGTAAAGCGTTCCACAAAAGACATTGAAGCCGAAAATCTACGAAGTATAAACAACGGAGAACAAGAAAATTTCAGAGTCAAAAACCCATAAGCTATATTAATCATTTATCAACCATCATTTATCAATTATAATTAACCCGTGAATTTCGAATTTTACAGTCCTTGGTTTTTATTACTTTTTCTTTTGTTCATTCCATTGTTGATATTGGATGCGGGCAAGAAGAAGAGTCGTGGGATTGCGGTGCCTTCGGTTCAGAATATGCGACCGAGCGGAAATATCTCCTTGGTGATGTGGTTTTTGAAGATCTCAAAATATTTCATTCTGTCAGCTTTGATCATCGCTTTGGCAAGACCAAGAACTTACACGGTTTCCCAAGACAGAGACGAGTCAAAGGGAATTGACATCATCCTTTCTGTGGATGTTTCGCTGAGTATGTTGGCAAAAGATCTGGATCCCGATCGATTGGAAGCGTTGAAAAAGATTGCCGTCGATTTCGTTAATAAAAGAGAAAATGACAGAATTGGTTTGGTAGCTTACTCGGGAGAAGCTTATACAAAAGTTCCGTTGACCACAGACCATCAGGTGGTTGTAGATGAGCTGAATCACTTAAATCCTTACGACCTGCAACAGGGAACTGCCATTGGCGAAGGTTTGTCTGTTGCGGTGAATCACCTTAAGAAGAGCAAAGCAAAAAGCAAGATCATCATTTTGATGACCGATGGGGTCAATACAATCATCAATGCAATGCCACCTCAAATAGCCGCAGAATTAGCTAAGAACAACGGGATTAAAGTCTATACGGTTGGAATTGGAAGCAATGGATTTGCGGCTTTCCCCACTGGAACCAATATTTTCGGAGACATTGTTTTCACAGAACAAAAAACGGAAATAGATGAAAATACCTTAATGGATATTTCACAATTGACAGGCGGAAAGTACTTTCGGGCAACGGATAACACAAGTCTTCAAACCGTTTATAATGAGATCAACCAATTGGAAAGATCAGATGTGAAAACTTCAAAACTTTATAATTACGAAGAGTATTTTAGGATTTTTCTTTGGGTTGCTTTAGGTTTTTTGGTGTTGGATGCATTGTTTCGTTGGGTGGTGTTTAAAATTTTGAATTAAGCTGATGAATTGGTCTTTAGGAAATTATTATTATCTGTTATTGCTTCTGCTGTTGCCTGTCATCGGTTATTTTATCATTCATTATATCCGATGGAAAAGCAAGCGAAGAAATGTTTTCGCAGAAGACAGATTTCAGGACAGACTTTTTGAGAAGACTTCTTGGTTCGCAAAAATTTTCCCTGTACTATATCTCGTCGCATTTCTCTTCTTGATATTTTCTATCATCGATTTGTTGGGAGGGAAAGAGGAGATCAGCGTGACTCAGAATGTGAGCAATACAGTTTTTGTTTTAGACGTTTCTAATTCGATGAATGCACAGGATATCCAGCCAAGCAGATTGGACGAGGCCAAAAATATCATCATCAATTCGCTTCAGAAAATGAGTAATGATAGGGTAGGGATCATAGTGTTTGCAGGCGATGCGTATTCCGTGATGCCTTTGTCCAGTGATTATTCGGCAGCGGAAACCTACCTTTCCGGAATTGAGACTAGTGTTGTGCAAAACCAGGGAACCGATTTTCTGAAAGCGATGGAAGTGGCAGCTCAAAAATTTAAAAACATCAGCAAAGGTTCAAAGAATGTAGTACTGATCAGTGATGGTGAGGACAACGAAGGTCACGAAGAAGAAGCCATTAATCTGGCCAAAAAACAAGGTATCAAAGTCACAACAATCGGCGTGGGTACAGAAGATGGCGCACCAATTCCAGAATATTATTACGGACAATTGATGGGTTACAAATCTGATATGTATGGTGAAACAGTCGTTTCTAAATTACAGACAAAGGCCTTGAACAATATTGCCTCCTCAACGGGCGGCGCTTATTTTAATGGGAATAATCTTGAGGAAGCCATCAATCATTTGACAACCGAATTACAAAAAAATACAGGTTCTAGTTCTACGACCATTAGTTCTCAATCGTCAGTTCATTACTACCAATATTTTCTGGCAGTATCTGTGCTTTCCTTTTTCTTGATTTATCTATTCAATCCGAAAAAAGATTTTA belongs to Chryseobacterium sp. KACC 21268 and includes:
- a CDS encoding DUF6263 family protein, producing the protein MKKITALALIAITLVACKKETKTVTRVDPKTGKTETVTVEVSEEEASKPKAIADSSGVFKQKFILEKGVTYPLVSYQREIQSLNTPDGKTMSATTETTDEMSVTVNDFKDNIYDLTLNMVGKRMSNTSNGKTVSIDTKQAAPKEEALKMDYLVSKGLAGNKLNVKMDAYGNIKSVTGFDAVYNNLKKAIAGTVKDTKQQTAFIESFKTGFNEAMMKEQLGKNLKLLPAKGAKIGDKWTDSEDIVPGKVKQTLTFTLTKVEDGKAEISVTGVIPSKSDKQSQNGMTHTMSVGGTESGKIIIDENTGWLLNQNLSIKTNQKESVSDGKQTQSMSKNSTTSIIINPSYK
- the rlmB gene encoding 23S rRNA (guanosine(2251)-2'-O)-methyltransferase RlmB codes for the protein MNPEKKDDFIFGLRPVMEALEAGKTVDKIFLQNALTGEIYFELKQLLAKHNLRPNYVPVEKLNRFTRKNHQGVVAFISDVPFHKIEDVLPQLFEEGKTPFILILDRLTDVRNFGAICRTAECVGVDAILIPEKGGAPINSDAIKTSAGAIYNIKICKEKNLAHSVDFLQQSGIKVFSATEKAQKLIYDVDFTEPCAIVMGNEETGISKEVLHHSDEKIKLPIEGKTQSLNVSVACGAILYEAVRQKIVVAG
- a CDS encoding T9SS type A sorting domain-containing protein translates to MRKLFLFFYSIVSIYLSAQDGSVDLNFNTGLGPDGYNIMAMGLQTDGKIIVAGDFTSYDGIARKGIARLMSDGSIDQTFNPGSGIVGRVLDIIIQQDGKIIISGDFTQFNNIQKNYIARLNVDGSLDTTFNITGSGASNVIYSIAQQTDGKILIAGDFGLYNGIARGRVARLNKDGSLDQTFDSGIGSNNFLNSVVLQSDGKVLIGGYTSTYNNIARRTIARLNIDGSLDTSFNPIGSGGNLPIYSMTVQLNGKIIICGGFTSFNNVETGGIARLNNDGTLDTTFIKNNSASANSAIVLPNGKILTNGNFYSTSKFHRLKTDGSADKLFDTVGEVRRMILQPDGKILVCGYFSSFDGVNKKQIVRINGENILSVSDNEKENLQIYPNPVNDFLNIKTYLPIFGYEIYSLDGRKLTTGNKVNDSKIDVSTLQKGNYLLKVKTKSGEQTTKFIKE
- a CDS encoding DinB family protein: MNYHFANHRQVRKNLLNILQTTSEKDLLTIPDGFNNNIYWNIAHCVAQQQLLCYYLSGNQFRIDKYWVETYKKGTFANVDVKQSEMEDLAYLLIETSKILMKDYDDDFFSDYTPYSTSFGIDLKNVQDAIIFNNMHESIHYGYILAQKRALIAEGLSL
- a CDS encoding MoxR family ATPase gives rise to the protein MSELNQAEDIRQLTEKVKEQNYFFSILKQEINRAIIGQEYMIDRLLIGLLGNGHVLLEGVPGLAKTLAIKTLSEAVDGQFSRIQFTPDLLPADVVGTMIYSVKDNDFSIKKGPVFANFVLADEINRAPAKVQSALLEVMQEKQVTIGDETMPLPKPFLVLATQNPIDQEGTYLLPEAQTDRFMLKCKIDYPEFEDERKVMRMISTQDIPQIRKVVDLNQIVEAKKLINQIYLDEKIEKYILDMVFATRFPERYGLSEIKNYISFGASPRASINLAIASRAYAFIKGRAFVIPEDVKEIAKDVLRHRIGLSFEAEAEEVTQDDIVNKILAKIQAP
- a CDS encoding DUF58 domain-containing protein, whose translation is MQIKDIVKKVKQIEIRTRKKTEASLMGQYHSAFKGQGMTFSEVRQYQFGDDTRRMDWNKTARFREPFVKVMEEERELTMMLVVDVSASMDYGTRTQLKREYVAEICASLGFSAAGNNDKIGLILYADKVLKVVPPQKGRKHVLSIISNILSADYVPAKSNLDIAFNYMMSVFKRKSLVFLFSDFEDEFDQKILNVTARKHQVLGLRVFDEKDMEIPDIGYALFRDAETGQQVWANTSSARWRYDFAEQQKRKMRQTKEEFENSSAHFLDIKTSDDYSKFLYQYFKK
- a CDS encoding VWA domain-containing protein; amino-acid sequence: MNFEFYSPWFLLLFLLFIPLLILDAGKKKSRGIAVPSVQNMRPSGNISLVMWFLKISKYFILSALIIALARPRTYTVSQDRDESKGIDIILSVDVSLSMLAKDLDPDRLEALKKIAVDFVNKRENDRIGLVAYSGEAYTKVPLTTDHQVVVDELNHLNPYDLQQGTAIGEGLSVAVNHLKKSKAKSKIIILMTDGVNTIINAMPPQIAAELAKNNGIKVYTVGIGSNGFAAFPTGTNIFGDIVFTEQKTEIDENTLMDISQLTGGKYFRATDNTSLQTVYNEINQLERSDVKTSKLYNYEEYFRIFLWVALGFLVLDALFRWVVFKILN
- a CDS encoding VWA domain-containing protein codes for the protein MNWSLGNYYYLLLLLLLPVIGYFIIHYIRWKSKRRNVFAEDRFQDRLFEKTSWFAKIFPVLYLVAFLFLIFSIIDLLGGKEEISVTQNVSNTVFVLDVSNSMNAQDIQPSRLDEAKNIIINSLQKMSNDRVGIIVFAGDAYSVMPLSSDYSAAETYLSGIETSVVQNQGTDFLKAMEVAAQKFKNISKGSKNVVLISDGEDNEGHEEEAINLAKKQGIKVTTIGVGTEDGAPIPEYYYGQLMGYKSDMYGETVVSKLQTKALNNIASSTGGAYFNGNNLEEAINHLTTELQKNTGSSSTTISSQSSVHYYQYFLAVSVLSFFLIYLFNPKKDFNL